In a single window of the Arthrobacter sp. StoSoilA2 genome:
- a CDS encoding glycosyl hydrolase family 28-related protein, with protein sequence MPKFKRTINFGWPSRDVTRHALAAAGYATDGERRKGRVARSTPAISSPVLVLCVLASTGVPAAAAPLQGAAALTVTSSSCSLSGATGSSSTSIYGVTATPNDALDDTASIQGRINAAGIAGGGVVKIPAGTFIINGKLRMESNVKLEGVGPETILKAGPSFTGNYGPAGGYPIVTTAGADNTTLSNFTADQSGDSLNGNVSGRLNEYVIDVRNSMNSLVQSVHTRNPFTYSIAFVGGQKWCVKDSSTQSATDGKYVELDGIHAMNTSNGDIVGNVVDQRKGTDGDDGIAVHTYGDEDVHDIRIANNNVRGGRHGAGIDLAGGSGALYNIDITGNTVWGSPRGLHDAYYDGTKQIHHIQIVGNTFKNNDIKSTGGAVDSERPVTYVTMTDNTACNSGDYRLPAGTGNVNARNIQSAVC encoded by the coding sequence GTGCCTAAATTCAAACGCACTATTAACTTCGGCTGGCCCTCCCGGGACGTCACACGTCACGCATTGGCCGCGGCCGGGTATGCAACAGACGGTGAGCGCCGGAAAGGACGCGTTGCCCGCAGCACGCCCGCTATTAGCAGTCCTGTGCTTGTTCTTTGTGTCCTCGCGTCAACCGGTGTCCCAGCAGCAGCTGCTCCCCTTCAAGGTGCCGCAGCCTTGACGGTCACATCGTCGTCGTGTTCGTTAAGCGGTGCCACGGGTAGCAGTTCGACCAGCATTTATGGCGTCACTGCCACTCCGAACGATGCCCTCGACGATACTGCAAGTATCCAAGGCAGAATTAACGCGGCCGGAATTGCTGGCGGGGGAGTGGTAAAAATTCCTGCGGGCACGTTCATTATCAATGGCAAGTTGCGGATGGAGAGCAATGTAAAGCTTGAAGGTGTGGGCCCTGAAACGATCCTGAAAGCTGGTCCTTCGTTCACTGGTAACTACGGCCCCGCTGGCGGATATCCCATCGTGACGACAGCAGGTGCAGACAACACAACCCTCTCGAACTTCACGGCAGACCAGTCAGGTGACTCATTGAACGGGAATGTGTCTGGCCGCCTGAATGAGTACGTGATTGACGTCCGCAATTCAATGAATTCACTTGTCCAAAGCGTTCATACAAGGAACCCTTTTACGTACTCAATCGCATTTGTTGGTGGTCAGAAGTGGTGTGTTAAGGACAGCAGTACACAGTCGGCAACCGACGGAAAGTACGTCGAACTGGATGGCATTCATGCGATGAACACGAGCAACGGGGACATTGTTGGAAACGTAGTGGACCAGCGCAAGGGCACTGACGGAGACGACGGCATCGCCGTTCACACCTACGGCGATGAGGACGTTCATGACATCAGGATTGCCAATAACAACGTGCGTGGAGGCCGTCACGGCGCCGGGATTGACCTTGCTGGAGGATCCGGGGCCCTTTACAACATTGACATCACTGGCAACACCGTCTGGGGCTCACCTCGGGGTTTGCACGACGCCTACTACGACGGTACGAAGCAAATCCACCACATCCAGATCGTAGGGAATACCTTCAAAAACAACGACATCAAGTCCACCGGCGGGGCGGTGGACTCAGAGCGCCCGGTGACTTACGTGACGATGACAGACAACACGGCATGCAATTCAGGTGATTACCGCCTTCCGGCCGGCACCGGGAACGTAAATGCCCGCAACATTCAAAGCGCGGTGTGCTGA
- a CDS encoding oligosaccharide flippase family protein, translating to MDLSEHAITTAVSLRPRAGSRERTPNRDPNIAQNSGFLAVSAGLVGVVSYACTLLMANMLGTADYTQFAAAAMILGVVGIVANAMVPLPLSHVVAVHPEGSEERRNGVAFSVFVSCLAGVAAAAITGGVTLALATPDLAAAVALAAFVIFVVNAPAGWLQGELRFTWYAMSTIGEVVLRLIFSLLVILMAWGAGGAVLGFVAGCLAPLVVPWSFYRDLRWRPGVLLQKWRWAETSDIASVLCVVSVLVGTDVVLVGFLDNGSVEAAGFQALATIAKGPVYVAAGTALVAFPLLRTPGVKVSEVLGASFASFGQLVVVAFAIIATAPPLMSGLIVPPKYHGSLGLLPWLAASGLGYAVLMVLATILLAMRAYRRCQIGLACACLLVIGGLWIGWQVNAVPGMAVGSAVGAVTAGLVLTLLARPVLAATNQGKGTGRFAILAFALIVVLAGAAHLQPLLWLLLAGISGVTVLAHQRGMLPHRNDFRISRRRQAGSRSKSTGRRSNRALHRRSSPRGRHYS from the coding sequence GTGGATTTATCCGAACATGCCATAACCACCGCAGTGAGCTTGCGGCCCAGAGCTGGAAGCCGGGAAAGGACGCCGAACCGCGACCCCAACATAGCTCAAAACAGTGGCTTCCTGGCTGTGTCGGCGGGGCTGGTGGGTGTGGTGAGCTACGCCTGCACCTTGCTCATGGCCAACATGCTGGGGACAGCGGATTACACACAATTCGCCGCCGCCGCGATGATCCTGGGCGTGGTGGGGATCGTGGCAAATGCAATGGTTCCGCTTCCTCTGTCCCACGTGGTCGCCGTGCATCCGGAAGGGTCCGAAGAGCGGCGGAACGGCGTGGCCTTCTCGGTCTTCGTGTCTTGTCTGGCGGGAGTTGCCGCGGCGGCCATCACCGGCGGCGTGACTCTCGCGCTTGCCACCCCGGACCTGGCAGCAGCGGTGGCTCTGGCAGCCTTTGTCATTTTTGTCGTGAATGCGCCCGCCGGGTGGCTCCAAGGCGAACTCCGCTTCACTTGGTACGCAATGTCCACCATCGGCGAGGTTGTCTTGCGGTTGATCTTCAGCCTGCTGGTGATCCTTATGGCGTGGGGTGCCGGGGGAGCGGTCCTCGGTTTTGTCGCGGGGTGCCTGGCACCTCTGGTGGTGCCCTGGTCGTTTTATCGGGATCTCCGTTGGCGTCCGGGGGTGCTGCTTCAGAAGTGGCGGTGGGCCGAAACGAGCGATATTGCATCGGTCCTGTGCGTCGTGTCCGTGCTGGTGGGGACCGACGTCGTACTGGTCGGCTTCCTCGACAACGGCTCGGTTGAGGCAGCGGGCTTCCAAGCGCTCGCCACCATTGCAAAGGGGCCCGTTTACGTGGCCGCCGGGACAGCGCTGGTGGCATTTCCCTTGCTTCGCACCCCTGGAGTCAAGGTCAGCGAGGTGCTGGGCGCTTCCTTCGCCTCGTTCGGGCAGCTTGTGGTGGTGGCCTTCGCCATCATCGCCACGGCACCGCCCCTGATGTCCGGCCTCATAGTTCCGCCGAAGTATCACGGCTCCCTTGGACTCCTGCCATGGCTGGCGGCTTCCGGTCTCGGTTATGCCGTCCTGATGGTGCTCGCCACCATCCTCCTGGCCATGCGTGCCTACCGCCGCTGCCAAATCGGCCTCGCTTGCGCGTGTCTTCTGGTTATCGGCGGGCTGTGGATCGGCTGGCAGGTGAACGCCGTCCCGGGAATGGCCGTGGGATCTGCCGTCGGTGCGGTGACCGCTGGCCTCGTCCTGACACTATTGGCGCGTCCGGTGCTGGCGGCTACCAACCAGGGAAAGGGGACGGGCAGGTTCGCCATCCTGGCGTTCGCCCTGATCGTGGTCCTTGCCGGAGCCGCCCACCTGCAGCCCTTGCTCTGGTTGCTTCTCGCCGGCATCAGCGGAGTCACCGTTCTTGCCCACCAGCGCGGCATGCTGCCGCACAGGAACGACTTCAGGATCTCCCGACGCCGGCAGGCTGGCAGCCGCAGCAAATCTACCGGCCGCCGGTCGAATAGGGCACTTCACCGACGTTCTTCTCCAAGAGGACGCCACTACTCCTGA
- a CDS encoding PIG-L family deacetylase, with protein sequence MPLRSRVEHSMAGDAPWLFLSPHLDDAVLSCGSLIEAQAKGRQIIVATLFTEAMPSPHTRAARSFMRQCTVPDAGELFQARQSEDRAVLQDMGVQSIHLGEVDALFRKRRKPPLLGSSQWERLLPELTHRYPTYRFDIAMGRIAKGDRALIRRLRSDVAGLMAQTKAQLLFCPAGVGKHVDHLITREVGKGHQDNVVMYSDFPYDLAAGPDETHMSKLGFVPWTWDTGLDAKAGRIRQYPTQADALFRSGVIPLKPETYFVPGHLDAD encoded by the coding sequence ATGCCGCTCCGATCACGAGTCGAACACTCCATGGCGGGCGACGCCCCCTGGCTGTTCCTGTCACCGCATCTGGATGATGCAGTCCTGTCATGCGGCTCGCTTATTGAAGCCCAGGCCAAAGGGCGGCAGATCATCGTGGCCACGCTGTTCACTGAGGCCATGCCATCACCCCACACGCGGGCAGCCCGATCCTTCATGCGCCAATGCACCGTTCCGGACGCTGGGGAATTGTTCCAGGCCAGGCAGTCGGAGGATCGTGCCGTGCTGCAGGACATGGGTGTTCAATCCATCCACCTTGGCGAAGTGGACGCCCTGTTTCGAAAGCGGCGAAAGCCCCCATTGCTGGGGAGCAGCCAGTGGGAGCGGCTGCTCCCGGAGCTCACTCACCGCTACCCCACCTATCGGTTCGACATCGCGATGGGAAGGATCGCCAAGGGTGATCGGGCCCTCATCCGCCGGCTTCGCTCCGACGTCGCCGGACTCATGGCACAAACCAAAGCTCAGCTGTTGTTTTGCCCGGCAGGGGTGGGTAAGCATGTGGACCACCTGATCACCCGGGAGGTAGGCAAAGGACACCAGGACAACGTGGTGATGTACTCAGACTTTCCCTATGATCTGGCTGCCGGTCCGGACGAAACGCACATGTCCAAATTGGGCTTTGTGCCGTGGACCTGGGACACCGGACTCGATGCAAAAGCCGGGCGGATCAGGCAGTATCCCACGCAGGCAGATGCCCTGTTCCGCAGCGGAGTAATCCCACTGAAACCGGAAACGTACTTTGTGCCTGGGCACCTCGATGCCGATTAG
- a CDS encoding glycosyltransferase family 39 protein produces the protein MNSLYQLHVNASGGRARRSAHASQRALRGHLWVAALVGLLATLFRVFGVQRANDVFIDEVTYADVARQIADGHMPSILGTPFFLHPPGSYALNALVIRVLGLQGNSTDLALQLRWVNSVLGAVAVVVCFLLVRRLVGVGPAAVAGVILASDPFVLRMDGRLMMETPAGLAVLSGWLLVLLLLDRKSGRTRLWLEISAGLVFGLAIVMKDMTAVFTVVPLLAAVVWRRTVPLQTALRILACSTVPYLVYLGLIAASGLIPQFVEQKSVGVLRMMGVVQMTGFNSVHSVSLADRLIDLAGRFGTSYLLLGLSVVAGAVTAMSPLVERRAIGLFSLFTGLVGIYSVFFGAAEEQFGYCVVLSALVSVPVAAVMVVKWRPRLRAPVMAAAAIMTILSLFLGVQARSVVDDGLVRARDWMNAELPMSSKVGLTSVTAEFALMPHEGWEVLPSLQSLHDREAQYVLTQGRQLSEGYGFAAPEFLDWLQDNAQAVFTFRGPTSGDTVVWQLDRAKLDAAVAGGLSVPPVTGGYP, from the coding sequence ATGAATTCGCTTTACCAACTCCACGTCAATGCCTCGGGTGGGCGGGCGCGGAGGTCTGCACATGCCTCCCAGCGGGCATTGCGGGGACACTTGTGGGTTGCAGCCCTTGTAGGCTTGCTGGCCACGCTCTTCCGGGTGTTCGGTGTTCAACGGGCCAATGACGTTTTCATTGACGAAGTAACCTACGCGGACGTTGCAAGGCAGATAGCGGATGGCCACATGCCATCAATCCTTGGCACCCCGTTTTTCCTGCATCCTCCGGGTTCTTACGCCCTCAACGCACTGGTCATCCGCGTGCTGGGACTCCAAGGCAACTCCACGGACTTGGCGTTGCAGTTGCGTTGGGTCAATAGTGTTCTCGGAGCAGTTGCGGTTGTTGTCTGTTTCCTGCTGGTTCGCCGTCTTGTGGGTGTTGGACCTGCTGCCGTGGCTGGCGTCATTCTGGCCAGCGACCCGTTTGTCCTTCGCATGGATGGGCGGTTGATGATGGAGACTCCAGCTGGCCTGGCGGTCTTGTCGGGATGGCTATTGGTCCTGTTGCTGCTCGACCGTAAGTCGGGGCGAACCCGCCTGTGGCTTGAAATCAGCGCCGGATTGGTTTTCGGACTGGCCATCGTCATGAAAGACATGACTGCAGTGTTCACAGTGGTTCCGTTGCTTGCCGCGGTGGTCTGGCGTAGAACCGTGCCCCTCCAAACAGCCTTGCGAATCCTCGCCTGCTCCACAGTTCCCTATCTGGTTTATCTGGGTTTGATCGCTGCCAGCGGGCTGATTCCGCAGTTCGTTGAACAAAAATCGGTGGGCGTCCTGAGGATGATGGGCGTCGTTCAGATGACAGGCTTCAATTCAGTCCACAGCGTGAGCCTTGCAGACCGGCTCATTGACCTGGCCGGACGCTTCGGCACCAGCTATCTGCTTCTGGGCCTTTCCGTCGTGGCTGGGGCAGTGACTGCTATGTCTCCGCTGGTGGAACGGCGGGCTATTGGCTTGTTCTCGCTTTTTACCGGCTTGGTGGGTATCTACTCCGTCTTCTTCGGGGCGGCAGAGGAACAGTTTGGCTACTGTGTGGTGCTGTCTGCCCTGGTTTCGGTGCCCGTAGCCGCTGTAATGGTGGTGAAATGGCGCCCCCGCCTGCGGGCGCCCGTTATGGCTGCCGCAGCGATCATGACCATACTCAGCCTCTTTCTGGGTGTTCAGGCAAGATCAGTCGTCGATGACGGGCTTGTCCGTGCCCGGGACTGGATGAACGCCGAGCTGCCCATGTCCTCCAAGGTGGGTTTGACGTCAGTAACTGCTGAGTTCGCGCTCATGCCGCATGAGGGGTGGGAGGTCCTGCCATCCTTGCAGTCCCTGCATGACCGCGAGGCGCAGTATGTCCTCACACAGGGGAGGCAACTGAGTGAGGGGTACGGCTTCGCCGCACCTGAGTTCCTGGACTGGCTTCAGGACAACGCCCAAGCGGTTTTCACTTTCAGAGGACCAACGTCCGGTGACACCGTGGTGTGGCAATTGGACCGCGCAAAATTGGACGCCGCTGTGGCGGGAGGGCTGAGCGTCCCTCCCGTGACCGGCGGCTACCCGTGA
- a CDS encoding glycosyltransferase family 4 protein, which produces MRTHEINRRLATKGFHVTVLTTRYPGWQERIEDGVHYVPIGFGTGKHRLARLVAYIAQLPFEVWKRRSATELVVEDFFAPFSTMAAPLWTKRPTIGVVQWLHARDKARQYKLPLHWIERLGVLTHRRLISVSQGISDRLKELNPDLHVDVIGNGVDPGAWNNQPRLGKDVLFIGRLEYGHKGLDLLLEAWAHACERVEGKLLIAGTGPDEERLRTSVRDKGLSGRVQMLGWLSGESKFQVLSNARLLVVPSRHETFGLVAIDALAAGTPVIAFDIPCLKEIIPPGTGWVVEAFDVLALADEIASRYSQTGLEHVAEQGRKFAAGYNWDALADKQAEAYRTALTELKNPQTRRPQADHAERA; this is translated from the coding sequence GTGAGGACGCACGAAATCAATCGCCGTCTGGCGACAAAGGGCTTCCACGTCACAGTGCTGACCACCCGCTATCCGGGCTGGCAGGAACGCATCGAAGACGGCGTGCATTATGTGCCCATCGGCTTCGGAACGGGCAAGCACCGCCTGGCCAGGCTAGTGGCCTATATTGCGCAGCTACCGTTTGAGGTTTGGAAGCGCCGGTCAGCTACAGAGCTGGTGGTGGAGGATTTTTTCGCTCCGTTTTCGACCATGGCCGCACCGCTCTGGACCAAGCGCCCCACCATCGGTGTTGTCCAATGGCTGCACGCCAGGGACAAAGCACGGCAGTACAAGCTGCCCTTGCACTGGATAGAGCGACTGGGCGTGTTGACGCACCGCAGGCTGATTTCGGTTTCGCAGGGCATCAGTGATCGGTTAAAGGAACTGAACCCGGACCTGCATGTGGACGTCATCGGCAACGGCGTAGATCCCGGAGCCTGGAACAACCAACCCCGGCTGGGGAAGGATGTCCTCTTCATCGGACGACTGGAGTACGGGCACAAGGGCTTGGATCTCCTCCTGGAAGCCTGGGCCCATGCCTGCGAAAGGGTAGAAGGCAAGCTGCTGATCGCCGGTACAGGTCCGGACGAGGAACGGTTGCGCACGTCCGTCCGGGACAAGGGTCTATCCGGGCGCGTGCAGATGCTCGGGTGGTTGTCCGGGGAAAGCAAGTTCCAGGTTCTCAGCAATGCACGGCTGCTGGTAGTGCCCTCGCGGCACGAAACCTTCGGGCTGGTGGCCATTGACGCGCTCGCGGCAGGCACTCCCGTTATTGCCTTCGACATTCCTTGCCTGAAAGAGATCATCCCGCCGGGTACGGGGTGGGTGGTAGAGGCTTTCGATGTTCTGGCACTGGCTGATGAAATTGCCTCCCGTTACTCCCAAACGGGGCTGGAGCACGTGGCTGAGCAGGGGCGGAAGTTTGCCGCCGGTTACAACTGGGATGCACTCGCCGACAAGCAGGCGGAGGCCTATCGCACCGCTCTCACTGAACTGAAGAACCCTCAAACCCGGCGGCCACAAGCCGACCACGCCGAAAGGGCCTGA
- a CDS encoding diguanylate cyclase produces the protein MKVLIADDDQISRMITKAAVEQSGHDCIVAVDGDSAWELYQEHAPAAVVTDLMMPGLNGLDLCRAIRAHEEDTYTYVILVTSHGSRKDVLAGMEAGADDYVTKPLDPFNLHIRLLAAQRITSLHADLAKYRSALTKQARTDPLTKLHNRLKLTEDLGQLHSRSDRYSRDYCLAMVDVDNFKRYNDIYGHQAGDAALVAIASTLAGEVRQSDGVYRFGGEEFLLVLREQTAAGAEVVMERVRAAVHALQIEHSGDPDGILTISAGVSAFSDGHRAGTEQLLREADMALYAAKAAGRNRVSLANALRLE, from the coding sequence ATGAAAGTATTGATCGCCGACGACGACCAGATCTCCCGGATGATCACCAAAGCCGCCGTCGAGCAATCCGGTCATGATTGCATCGTGGCAGTGGACGGCGACTCGGCCTGGGAGCTTTACCAGGAACACGCTCCCGCAGCTGTGGTGACGGACCTGATGATGCCGGGGTTGAACGGCCTGGATCTTTGCCGGGCGATCCGCGCCCATGAGGAGGACACCTACACGTACGTCATCCTGGTGACGTCCCACGGTTCGCGAAAAGATGTCCTCGCAGGCATGGAGGCCGGCGCGGACGATTACGTCACCAAACCGCTTGACCCGTTCAACCTGCACATCCGCCTCCTGGCCGCGCAACGGATCACCTCGCTGCACGCAGACCTCGCCAAGTATCGTTCGGCGCTGACAAAACAGGCCCGCACAGACCCCCTGACCAAGCTGCACAACAGACTCAAGCTGACGGAAGACCTGGGCCAACTGCACAGCAGAAGCGACCGCTACTCGCGGGATTACTGTCTGGCGATGGTGGATGTGGACAACTTCAAGCGCTACAACGATATATACGGCCACCAGGCAGGAGACGCCGCCCTGGTGGCCATCGCCTCGACCCTCGCCGGCGAGGTCCGCCAGTCCGACGGCGTATACAGGTTTGGGGGCGAGGAGTTCCTTTTGGTCCTCCGGGAGCAGACGGCGGCTGGGGCTGAAGTTGTGATGGAGCGGGTCCGGGCGGCCGTGCATGCGCTGCAGATCGAGCACTCCGGCGACCCCGATGGGATACTCACCATCAGCGCGGGAGTGTCGGCCTTTTCCGATGGTCACCGCGCCGGAACCGAGCAGTTGCTGCGGGAAGCCGACATGGCCCTGTACGCAGCCAAGGCCGCGGGCAGGAACCGGGTGTCCCTGGCCAATGCCCTCCGCTTAGAGTGA
- a CDS encoding response regulator encodes MAGVKHEVLPVRSWARQGMPLFLVAVGMCAVLLAAGLGSGIGTPTAQLAGDLAILTAALTALMTHTSAAVRGHGNTKARWFVVAGLALWSCGQALWTFNGIVLDHAYPFPSASDAGFIGYALPVAVGLVMLSKGGSVRMSVVRTVLDVGTVASAVLFIAWGAVLGPVIAAGNVDPLAFLTTLAYPFVDVVMVSLLIVLTMRAARGRRLPWLCLGLGFLVLALTDLTYVRLTTEGVTGVTGSPLALGWVAAFLLVGLSPLAPETSSSKKDGRTYAAALELLPYIPVFGAVLFNRSRAINLADPILLITGLTVLAFVIVRQVLIVVENVTLTRDLESKVAARTAELEGLGAIVNSSGDAIIGKTREGEILSWNPGAERIFGYTAAEAIGRNSDFFVPEELQNDEHEALRTTAESGNVQNFETLRKRGDGTTIPVSVTLSPVRNESGIWGVATISRDITERKAAESELMSAREAALESSRLKSEFLATMSHEIRTPLNAVIGLTSLMLDTRLNEVQRQYAQGVKGAGEVLLTLINDILDFSKLEAGKVDLDITAFDPRALVEEVAGLVAEQAQSKELELISYCHPNVPERLMGDSGRIRQILLNLSSNAVKFTPAGEVEIQVSVVSQDSNKASLRFEVRDTGIGISTEDHHRLFESFAQADASTTRRYGGTGLGLAISRRLTEVMGGEIGLDSEMGVGSKFWFVLDLPVGPPATDTGILPASLAGRKVLVVDDNATNRLVLETQLASWGMQPVAVADARTAMDEYRSAVSDHHPYDIAVVDMCMPDTDGLELARQINEESNGSGGPGIILLTSTMQVDKADLTSAGIREYLTKPVRSSEFYNRLLRLVATRTIGNAGAPLPYATQPESPSENPELRLGKLLVAEDNEVNQLVARGMANRLGYQVDIVDDGAQAVAATLTGNYAAILMDCHMPVMDGFEATKTIRSRDSKTVRIPIIAMTAGALNEDRERCFAAGMDDYISKPVDLDKLRDILARWVPQEQRAEAPPSNVVVSNGSDAEAAVLADVTDPDVAVLDEDRLQILRELGPADGLGLLPDAIRAFREEAQRAQEAIRSGLESGQADAVEAASHKLAGAAGNIGATGAAILAKDLERLGREAVPGFEAHGTHVLEELKSELARVDGALERTLLGAP; translated from the coding sequence GTGGCAGGAGTGAAGCACGAGGTTCTTCCGGTGCGCTCGTGGGCGAGGCAGGGTATGCCGCTTTTCCTTGTAGCAGTCGGAATGTGCGCGGTCCTCTTGGCCGCCGGACTCGGCAGCGGGATCGGGACACCCACAGCCCAACTGGCCGGCGACCTGGCGATACTTACCGCCGCACTGACTGCGCTGATGACCCACACCAGTGCCGCTGTGCGGGGCCACGGCAACACAAAGGCCCGATGGTTCGTTGTTGCAGGGTTGGCTCTTTGGTCCTGCGGCCAAGCACTTTGGACCTTCAACGGCATAGTGCTGGACCACGCCTACCCCTTCCCATCAGCTTCCGACGCCGGATTCATCGGCTACGCGCTGCCGGTCGCCGTCGGGCTTGTCATGCTTTCCAAAGGCGGCAGCGTCCGCATGTCAGTTGTCCGCACGGTCCTGGACGTCGGAACGGTGGCCAGTGCCGTTCTTTTCATCGCCTGGGGTGCGGTCCTGGGGCCAGTGATCGCGGCAGGCAACGTTGACCCACTGGCCTTCCTGACCACCTTGGCTTACCCGTTCGTGGACGTGGTGATGGTCTCCCTGCTCATCGTGCTGACCATGCGGGCCGCCCGGGGCCGGCGCCTTCCCTGGTTGTGCCTTGGCCTGGGCTTCCTGGTGCTCGCGTTGACCGACCTGACCTACGTGCGGCTCACCACCGAAGGCGTCACAGGTGTAACCGGGTCACCCCTGGCACTGGGCTGGGTAGCAGCTTTCCTGCTGGTTGGGCTCAGCCCACTGGCTCCAGAGACCAGCAGCAGCAAAAAAGACGGACGCACCTATGCTGCCGCCTTGGAACTTCTGCCATACATTCCCGTTTTCGGCGCAGTCCTTTTCAACCGCAGCCGGGCCATCAACCTGGCAGACCCGATCCTGCTGATCACGGGCCTGACTGTCCTGGCCTTCGTCATCGTGCGGCAGGTGCTGATCGTCGTCGAGAATGTGACGCTGACGCGGGACCTTGAGTCCAAAGTGGCGGCCCGCACGGCCGAACTGGAGGGCTTGGGGGCAATCGTAAACTCCTCCGGCGACGCCATCATCGGCAAGACACGTGAGGGAGAGATCCTCAGTTGGAATCCGGGGGCAGAGCGGATTTTTGGTTATACGGCGGCGGAGGCCATCGGCCGGAACAGCGATTTCTTTGTCCCGGAGGAATTGCAGAACGATGAACACGAGGCCCTCCGAACAACCGCCGAAAGTGGTAACGTCCAGAACTTTGAAACCCTACGCAAACGCGGGGACGGGACCACCATTCCGGTCTCCGTGACACTCTCCCCCGTCCGCAATGAATCGGGCATCTGGGGCGTGGCCACAATTTCACGGGACATCACGGAACGCAAAGCTGCGGAATCCGAACTGATGTCCGCCCGGGAAGCAGCCTTGGAATCGAGCAGGCTCAAGTCGGAGTTCCTGGCCACCATGAGCCACGAGATCCGGACCCCCCTCAATGCTGTAATCGGTCTAACGTCCCTGATGCTGGACACGCGCCTCAACGAAGTCCAACGGCAATACGCCCAAGGAGTCAAGGGCGCCGGCGAGGTCCTCCTCACGCTGATCAACGACATCCTGGACTTCTCCAAGCTGGAAGCCGGGAAAGTGGACCTGGACATCACGGCATTCGATCCGCGCGCACTGGTGGAAGAAGTTGCAGGGCTGGTTGCCGAGCAAGCCCAAAGCAAGGAACTTGAGCTGATCTCCTACTGTCACCCCAACGTGCCTGAACGGCTCATGGGCGACTCAGGGCGGATCCGCCAGATCCTGCTGAACCTGTCATCCAACGCGGTCAAGTTCACTCCAGCCGGCGAGGTGGAGATCCAGGTTTCAGTAGTCAGCCAGGATTCAAACAAAGCCTCCCTGCGGTTTGAAGTCCGTGACACCGGAATCGGCATCAGCACTGAGGACCACCACCGACTGTTCGAATCCTTCGCGCAGGCGGACGCTTCCACCACCCGCCGTTACGGCGGCACGGGCCTCGGTCTTGCCATCTCCCGGCGGCTGACCGAAGTGATGGGCGGCGAAATAGGGCTTGACAGTGAAATGGGTGTGGGCAGCAAATTCTGGTTTGTCCTGGACCTGCCCGTCGGCCCTCCGGCTACGGACACCGGAATCCTGCCTGCCTCGCTCGCGGGACGAAAAGTCCTCGTGGTGGACGACAACGCCACCAACCGTTTGGTGCTGGAAACGCAGCTCGCAAGCTGGGGAATGCAGCCGGTGGCAGTCGCAGATGCGCGCACTGCCATGGACGAATACCGTTCGGCCGTCTCGGACCACCACCCCTATGACATCGCCGTGGTGGACATGTGCATGCCCGATACCGATGGCCTGGAATTGGCCCGCCAGATCAATGAAGAGAGCAACGGCTCGGGCGGCCCGGGGATCATTCTCCTGACCTCCACCATGCAAGTGGACAAGGCCGATCTCACCTCCGCAGGTATCCGCGAGTACCTCACCAAGCCCGTCCGGAGCTCCGAGTTCTACAACCGGCTGCTACGGCTCGTGGCAACGAGAACAATCGGCAATGCAGGCGCCCCGCTCCCCTATGCAACGCAGCCCGAGTCGCCATCCGAGAACCCGGAACTCCGGTTGGGCAAGCTTCTGGTGGCCGAAGACAACGAGGTCAACCAGCTGGTGGCCCGCGGGATGGCGAACAGGCTCGGCTACCAAGTGGACATCGTCGACGACGGCGCTCAAGCCGTTGCTGCGACGCTCACCGGAAACTACGCTGCCATTCTCATGGACTGCCACATGCCGGTGATGGACGGTTTTGAGGCCACAAAGACCATTCGCTCCCGTGACTCAAAAACCGTGAGGATTCCCATCATTGCCATGACGGCCGGGGCGCTGAACGAGGACCGCGAGCGGTGTTTCGCGGCTGGCATGGACGATTACATCAGCAAGCCGGTTGACCTGGACAAGCTCCGCGACATCCTGGCAAGGTGGGTGCCGCAGGAGCAGCGGGCGGAAGCACCGCCGTCGAACGTTGTTGTCTCAAATGGTTCAGACGCGGAGGCCGCTGTTCTCGCCGACGTTACCGACCCTGACGTCGCCGTCCTCGATGAGGACCGGCTGCAGATCCTCCGCGAACTTGGACCGGCGGACGGTTTGGGCCTGCTGCCTGACGCCATCCGGGCTTTCCGCGAAGAAGCCCAGCGTGCACAGGAGGCAATTCGTTCAGGCCTGGAGAGCGGGCAAGCCGACGCTGTGGAGGCAGCTTCCCACAAACTCGCCGGTGCGGCCGGCAACATCGGCGCTACGGGTGCCGCAATCCTGGCCAAGGACTTGGAACGACTTGGACGTGAGGCAGTCCCGGGTTTTGAAGCGCACGGAACGCATGTACTCGAAGAACTAAAATCGGAACTCGCTCGAGTGGATGGGGCACTTGAGCGCACACTATTGGGAGCCCCATGA